Proteins found in one Cellulomonas palmilytica genomic segment:
- a CDS encoding ExeM/NucH family extracellular endonuclease: protein MLRGTRSFTGGIAALAVVLAGGLAAAPAHAAVSTAAPLLVNEVYGGGGNSGAPFDRDFVELYNPGDDDIDLTAYSVQYASVTGSTWQVTRLSGTVRAGGTFVVGQAFGSNTDAPDVPVDLEGTIPMSGTGGKVALVAGVNPLTCGTGCAALDSVVDLVGWGPTASSYAGSGPAPATTNPTSVSRDAEHTHTADNAADFTVGAPTPQKSDGGGDPDPEGPLTIAEIQGTGAASPYVGATVTTQGVVTAAYPTGGRDGYVIQTAGTGGTLGERTASDGLFVYSASTDDLVTIGDEVRVTGAVSEFNGLTEITVTSAADLEILDSDATVTPLTGAWPATAAAREAIESMLFAPTGDLTVSNTFSTNQYGEVGLATGTTPLLQWTEVADPQDTAAVQAVKDDNAARGVVLDDGATTNYLSSANQSRVPPYVSLTNPVRVGASVTFDEPVVVTYLNNAWKLDPTQPLVGPTDGPVTFENTRTELPRDVGGDLTVASFNVLNYFTTLGATTSGCVPYTDRTGDPVTVDTGCDPRGAWDPEDLARQQAKIVTAINDLDADVVGLLEIENSAVVDGVDDEALGTLVDALNDAAGEDRWAFVPSSSDLPPVGEMDVITNALIYQPTAVERVGDSRALGTLSGSGEAFANAREPIAQAFAPVGGGEPVLVAVNHFKSKGSAGPLPGDADSGDGQGASNASRVAQATALRDWVADIRGDVEAVALVGDFNAYTLEDPLKVLYDAGYTDAAAELAPGEYSYSFGGLSGSLDHVLLNEAALERATGADVWEINAEESIALEYSRYNYHGALFYADDEYRSSDHDPVLVGLSAGESNGGPLDLTFLNINDYHGRIESVTTAGVTSSNTVKFAGTVEKLRAEAAGPVAFLSAGDNIGASLFASAVQKDQPTIDVLNALELTASAVGNHELDQGYADLTDRVIGPDGARNAQWAYLGANVYLDGTTTPALDEYTTFDMDGVTVAVIGAITEETPALVTPAGIANLDFGNPVEAVNRVAAQLTDGDESNGEADVIVAEYHEGAGSGTPDGSTLEEEVAAGGAFAEIVTETSAAVDAIFTGHTHKQYAWAGDVPGVAGKTRPIVQTGSYGEFLGKVVLTYDPATDEVVSHTEENVARVTTADETLIATYPRVAQVKAIVDEAIAFADVIGSEPVGSVTADITTAYTGGSYVDGVYVGSGPLPSTGRDDRASESTLGNLVANALRDTLADERLGGAQIGVVNPGGLRNELYYARSGAEETDGIVTFAEANAVLPFVNNLWTTTLTGEQLLTMLNQQWQRDADGNVPSRAYLQLGLSDNVSYTYDATLPEGSRITSVTIDGEPLDPEADYRVGTFSFLATGGDNFRVFTQGTDTRDSGLVDRDAWIAFLESHPDLSPDFARHAVAVSGLPSTVAAGDSVDLGVSRLDLTSLGSPQNTSLDVRLDGESIGEVAVTGGAATVAVQIPVGTSAGAHELTLVAAPSGTTVHVPLTVEAATPTTTVLTMTGDPVAGATQTLHAAVSPEAAVGTVTFVDGTTWLGTVAVRGGVATLDVQLGAGSHDLRAVFTPTDDRHDASTGTLSVTIVTTSSSTTVLEVTPHKVAFGGHVTAKVTVKADGAVPTGVVQIREGQEVLGAGTLVPEGPGSATSGKGRPKPATATATVVLPRTLAVGKHSLTAVYGGAPGVEASTSKPVTLTVTQARPTITLTTPSWTVTKGSTPVVTVTVAGAPGAPAPGGTVALEVGRTTYLGTLSGGTATFTLAKVTKTVKVTATYAGDSGYSKASASERLVVDPKGGHPHPKPKP, encoded by the coding sequence GTGCTCCGTGGCACCAGATCGTTCACCGGGGGCATCGCCGCCCTCGCCGTCGTGCTCGCGGGAGGGCTCGCCGCCGCCCCCGCGCACGCAGCCGTCTCGACGGCCGCGCCGCTGCTGGTCAACGAGGTGTACGGCGGGGGAGGCAACTCCGGGGCGCCGTTCGACCGCGACTTCGTCGAGCTCTACAACCCGGGCGACGACGACATCGACCTCACGGCGTACTCGGTGCAGTACGCGTCGGTCACGGGGTCGACGTGGCAGGTGACGCGGCTGAGCGGGACCGTGCGCGCGGGTGGGACGTTCGTCGTCGGGCAGGCGTTCGGCAGCAACACCGACGCGCCCGACGTGCCGGTCGACCTCGAGGGCACGATCCCGATGAGCGGCACGGGCGGCAAGGTCGCCCTCGTGGCGGGCGTGAACCCGCTGACCTGCGGCACCGGCTGCGCGGCGCTGGACTCCGTCGTCGACCTCGTCGGCTGGGGACCCACGGCCTCGTCGTACGCGGGGTCCGGGCCCGCGCCGGCCACGACGAACCCGACCTCGGTCTCCCGCGACGCGGAGCACACGCACACCGCGGACAACGCCGCCGACTTCACGGTCGGTGCGCCGACCCCGCAGAAGTCGGACGGCGGCGGCGACCCGGACCCCGAGGGCCCGCTCACCATCGCGGAGATCCAGGGGACGGGTGCGGCCTCGCCGTACGTCGGTGCCACCGTCACCACGCAGGGCGTCGTGACGGCCGCCTACCCGACCGGCGGGCGCGACGGCTACGTGATCCAGACCGCCGGGACCGGCGGGACGCTCGGGGAGCGCACCGCGTCCGACGGCCTGTTCGTCTACTCCGCGAGCACCGACGACCTCGTGACGATCGGCGACGAGGTGCGGGTCACGGGCGCGGTGAGCGAGTTCAACGGGCTGACCGAGATCACGGTGACGAGCGCCGCCGACCTCGAGATCCTCGACTCCGACGCGACCGTGACCCCGCTGACGGGCGCGTGGCCGGCGACCGCCGCGGCGCGCGAGGCGATCGAGTCGATGCTGTTCGCCCCGACCGGCGACCTGACCGTCTCCAACACGTTCTCGACGAACCAGTACGGCGAGGTCGGCCTGGCGACGGGCACCACCCCGCTGCTGCAGTGGACCGAGGTCGCCGACCCGCAGGACACCGCCGCGGTCCAGGCCGTCAAGGACGACAACGCCGCGCGCGGCGTCGTGCTCGACGACGGCGCGACGACGAACTACCTCTCGTCCGCCAACCAGTCGCGCGTGCCGCCGTACGTGTCCCTGACGAACCCGGTGCGCGTCGGCGCGTCGGTCACGTTCGACGAGCCGGTCGTCGTCACGTACCTCAACAACGCGTGGAAGCTCGACCCGACGCAGCCCCTCGTCGGCCCGACCGACGGCCCCGTGACGTTCGAGAACACGCGCACCGAGCTGCCGCGTGACGTGGGCGGCGACCTGACCGTCGCGTCGTTCAACGTCCTCAACTACTTCACGACGCTCGGCGCGACCACGTCCGGCTGCGTGCCGTACACCGACCGCACGGGCGACCCCGTGACCGTCGACACCGGGTGCGACCCGCGCGGCGCGTGGGACCCCGAGGACCTGGCGCGTCAGCAGGCCAAGATCGTCACCGCGATCAACGACCTCGACGCGGACGTCGTCGGACTGCTCGAGATCGAGAACTCGGCGGTCGTCGACGGCGTGGACGACGAGGCGCTCGGCACGCTCGTCGACGCGCTCAACGACGCCGCGGGTGAGGACCGCTGGGCGTTCGTGCCGTCGTCGTCGGACCTGCCGCCCGTCGGCGAGATGGACGTCATCACGAACGCGTTGATCTACCAGCCGACCGCGGTCGAGCGCGTGGGAGACTCGCGTGCGCTCGGCACGCTGTCGGGCTCCGGCGAGGCGTTCGCGAACGCGCGCGAGCCGATCGCCCAGGCGTTCGCGCCCGTCGGCGGCGGCGAGCCGGTGCTCGTGGCGGTCAACCACTTCAAGTCCAAGGGCTCGGCGGGTCCGCTGCCGGGCGACGCGGACTCCGGCGACGGGCAGGGCGCGTCGAACGCGTCGCGCGTCGCGCAGGCCACCGCGCTGCGGGACTGGGTCGCGGACATCCGGGGCGACGTCGAGGCGGTCGCGCTCGTGGGCGACTTCAACGCCTACACGCTCGAGGACCCGCTCAAGGTGCTGTACGACGCGGGTTACACCGACGCGGCCGCCGAGCTCGCGCCGGGGGAGTACTCGTACTCGTTCGGCGGGCTGTCGGGATCGCTCGACCACGTGCTGCTCAACGAGGCGGCGCTCGAACGGGCCACGGGTGCCGACGTGTGGGAGATCAACGCCGAGGAGTCCATCGCGCTCGAGTACAGCCGGTACAACTACCACGGGGCGCTGTTCTACGCGGACGACGAGTACCGCTCGTCGGACCACGACCCGGTGCTCGTGGGGCTGAGCGCCGGTGAGAGCAACGGCGGTCCGCTCGACCTGACGTTCCTCAACATCAACGACTACCACGGGCGCATCGAGTCGGTGACGACCGCGGGCGTCACCTCGTCGAACACCGTGAAGTTCGCCGGGACCGTCGAGAAGCTGCGTGCGGAGGCGGCCGGACCGGTCGCGTTCCTGTCCGCGGGCGACAACATCGGCGCGTCGCTGTTCGCGTCAGCGGTCCAGAAGGACCAGCCGACGATCGACGTGCTCAACGCGCTCGAGCTGACGGCCTCCGCGGTCGGCAACCACGAGCTCGACCAGGGCTACGCGGACCTGACCGACCGCGTGATCGGCCCGGACGGCGCACGCAACGCGCAGTGGGCCTACCTCGGCGCGAACGTGTACCTCGACGGCACCACGACGCCCGCGCTGGACGAGTACACGACGTTCGACATGGACGGCGTGACGGTCGCGGTGATCGGCGCGATCACGGAGGAGACCCCGGCGCTCGTGACGCCCGCGGGCATCGCGAACCTCGACTTCGGGAACCCGGTCGAGGCCGTCAACCGCGTCGCGGCGCAGCTCACGGACGGTGACGAGAGCAACGGCGAGGCCGACGTGATCGTCGCCGAGTACCACGAGGGCGCGGGCTCGGGCACGCCCGACGGCTCGACGCTCGAGGAGGAGGTGGCCGCAGGCGGCGCGTTCGCGGAGATCGTCACCGAGACCTCGGCGGCGGTGGACGCGATCTTCACGGGTCACACCCACAAGCAGTACGCGTGGGCGGGCGACGTCCCCGGCGTGGCCGGCAAGACCCGTCCGATCGTGCAGACGGGCTCGTACGGCGAGTTCCTCGGCAAGGTCGTCCTGACCTACGACCCGGCGACCGACGAGGTCGTGTCGCACACCGAGGAGAACGTCGCGCGGGTCACCACCGCGGACGAGACGCTGATCGCGACCTACCCGCGCGTCGCGCAGGTCAAGGCGATCGTCGACGAGGCGATCGCGTTCGCCGACGTCATCGGGAGCGAGCCCGTGGGGTCGGTGACGGCCGACATCACGACCGCGTACACGGGCGGCTCGTACGTCGACGGCGTCTACGTGGGCTCCGGCCCGCTGCCGTCGACGGGTCGCGACGACCGGGCGAGCGAGTCGACGCTCGGCAACCTCGTCGCGAACGCGCTGCGGGACACGCTCGCCGACGAGCGGCTGGGCGGCGCGCAGATCGGCGTCGTCAACCCGGGCGGTCTGCGCAACGAGCTGTACTACGCGAGGTCGGGTGCCGAGGAGACCGACGGGATCGTCACGTTCGCCGAGGCGAACGCGGTGCTGCCGTTCGTGAACAACCTCTGGACGACGACGCTGACCGGTGAGCAGCTGCTCACGATGCTCAACCAGCAGTGGCAGCGGGACGCCGACGGCAACGTGCCGTCACGCGCGTACCTGCAGCTCGGGCTGTCCGACAACGTGTCGTACACCTACGACGCGACCCTGCCGGAGGGCAGCCGCATCACGTCCGTGACGATCGACGGCGAGCCGCTCGATCCCGAGGCGGACTACCGCGTCGGCACGTTCTCGTTCCTCGCGACGGGCGGCGACAACTTCCGGGTGTTCACGCAGGGCACCGACACGCGCGACTCGGGTCTCGTCGACCGCGACGCGTGGATCGCGTTCCTCGAGTCGCACCCCGACCTGTCGCCCGACTTCGCGCGGCACGCGGTCGCCGTGTCCGGCCTGCCGTCGACGGTCGCGGCCGGGGACTCGGTCGACCTCGGGGTGTCCCGCCTCGACCTCACGAGCCTGGGCTCGCCGCAGAACACGAGCCTCGACGTCCGCCTCGACGGGGAGTCGATCGGTGAGGTCGCCGTCACCGGCGGTGCGGCCACGGTCGCGGTGCAGATCCCGGTCGGGACCTCGGCGGGTGCGCACGAGCTCACGCTCGTCGCGGCGCCGAGCGGCACGACGGTGCACGTCCCGCTGACCGTCGAGGCGGCCACGCCGACGACGACGGTGCTCACGATGACCGGCGACCCGGTCGCGGGCGCGACGCAGACGCTGCACGCAGCGGTCTCGCCCGAGGCCGCCGTCGGCACCGTCACGTTCGTGGACGGCACGACCTGGCTCGGGACCGTGGCGGTCCGGGGCGGCGTCGCGACGCTCGACGTGCAGCTCGGGGCGGGCTCGCACGACCTGCGCGCCGTGTTCACCCCGACCGACGACCGGCACGACGCCTCGACGGGGACCCTGTCGGTGACGATCGTGACCACGTCGTCGTCGACCACGGTGCTCGAGGTCACGCCGCACAAGGTCGCCTTCGGCGGCCACGTCACGGCGAAGGTCACCGTGAAGGCGGACGGGGCCGTGCCCACGGGCGTCGTCCAGATCCGCGAAGGTCAGGAGGTGCTCGGGGCCGGGACGCTCGTGCCCGAGGGACCGGGCAGCGCGACGTCCGGCAAGGGCAGGCCGAAGCCGGCCACCGCGACGGCGACCGTCGTGCTCCCGCGCACGCTCGCGGTCGGCAAGCACTCGCTCACCGCCGTCTACGGGGGCGCGCCCGGAGTCGAGGCGTCGACCTCGAAGCCGGTCACCCTCACCGTCACCCAGGCGCGACCGACGATCACCCTGACGACCCCGAGCTGGACGGTGACCAAGGGCAGCACACCGGTCGTCACCGTCACGGTCGCGGGCGCGCCGGGTGCTCCGGCGCCGGGCGGCACGGTGGCGCTCGAGGTGGGCCGGACGACCTACCTGGGGACGTTGAGCGGTGGCACGGCGACGTTCACGCTCGCCAAGGTGACGAAGACCGTCAAGGTCACGGCGACGTACGCCGGCGACAGCGGCTACTCGAAGGCCTCCGCGAGCGAGCGGCTCGTGGTCGACCCGAAGGGCGGGCACCCGCACCCGAAGCCCAAGCCGTGA
- the thiM gene encoding hydroxyethylthiazole kinase, with product MTSAVPSCPPAGRSAAGPDEVGARRPSRNGIAADAAQALAALRSRTPLVQCLTNEVTTNLVANTLLAAGASPAMTAVPGEAEQLAGVAGAVLANLGTPGPDLRACLEPAVTAARRAGVPWVLDPVAVGVLSVRTQLAEQLLAARPTVVRGNASEVRALAGLASSGRGVDARDTVDDAYGAAVRLARATGGVVAVSGAVDLVVAGDTVVRVSAGDPLLTAITGAGCALGGLAAAFAAVADPLTAAVGASLVLGVAAERAALAARGPASFQVALLDELYGLRPEHVVGLGDRLTVEPVPADERVGAPA from the coding sequence ATGACGTCTGCCGTTCCGTCCTGCCCTCCTGCCGGCCGCTCCGCCGCCGGCCCCGACGAGGTCGGCGCCCGTCGCCCGAGCCGCAACGGCATCGCGGCCGACGCCGCGCAGGCGCTCGCGGCCCTGCGCTCGCGCACGCCGCTCGTGCAGTGCCTCACGAACGAGGTGACGACGAACCTCGTCGCCAACACGCTGCTGGCGGCGGGCGCGTCGCCCGCGATGACGGCGGTCCCGGGGGAGGCCGAGCAGCTCGCGGGCGTCGCGGGCGCGGTGCTCGCGAACCTCGGCACGCCCGGCCCGGACCTGCGCGCGTGCCTCGAGCCGGCGGTGACAGCGGCGCGCCGGGCGGGGGTGCCGTGGGTGCTCGACCCGGTCGCGGTCGGTGTGCTGTCGGTCCGCACGCAGCTCGCCGAGCAGCTCCTCGCCGCGCGGCCGACGGTCGTGCGCGGCAACGCGAGCGAGGTCCGCGCGCTCGCGGGCCTCGCGTCGTCGGGCCGTGGTGTGGACGCGCGCGACACGGTCGACGACGCGTACGGCGCGGCGGTGCGCCTCGCGCGTGCGACCGGCGGCGTGGTCGCGGTGTCGGGTGCGGTCGACCTCGTCGTCGCGGGGGACACCGTGGTGCGGGTCTCGGCGGGGGACCCGCTGCTGACCGCCATCACGGGTGCCGGGTGCGCACTCGGCGGGCTGGCGGCGGCATTCGCCGCGGTCGCCGACCCGCTGACCGCGGCCGTGGGCGCGTCGCTCGTGCTCGGCGTCGCGGCCGAGCGTGCCGCGCTCGCCGCGCGGGGACCGGCCTCGTTCCAGGTCGCGCTGCTCGACGAGCTCTACGGGCTGCGGCCCGAGCACGTCGTCGGGCTGGGCGACCGGCTGACGGTGGAGCCCGTGCCCGCCGACGAGCGTGTCGGGGCCCCCGCGTGA
- a CDS encoding thiamine phosphate synthase gives MSRVAGVPGATSVTGTVRRPAFPGGPYLVLDADVCAAAGRAPADVAADAVRAGVGVVQVRATRTGVRDLVALTVAVADAVRIAGPARLVVDDRVDVVLAARARGAVVDGVHVGQRDLEAADARALLGPDAVVGVSAARPQDVRAVPADLIDYIGAGPVRLTPTKPEAAVALGLDGLAAAVACTDLPVVAIGGLDVHDVDAVRAAGARGLAVVSAVCSAPDPSAAAAALVAAWNASPVVVSASAGAR, from the coding sequence GTGAGCCGCGTGGCGGGCGTGCCGGGAGCCACGAGCGTGACCGGGACGGTGCGGCGCCCCGCGTTCCCCGGCGGGCCGTACCTGGTGCTCGACGCCGACGTGTGCGCGGCGGCGGGGCGCGCCCCGGCGGACGTCGCGGCCGACGCGGTGCGGGCGGGCGTCGGGGTCGTGCAGGTGCGCGCGACGCGCACGGGCGTGCGTGACCTCGTCGCGCTCACGGTCGCCGTGGCGGACGCGGTCCGCATCGCCGGGCCCGCCCGCCTCGTGGTCGACGACCGCGTGGACGTGGTGCTCGCGGCGCGGGCCCGCGGCGCCGTCGTCGACGGTGTGCACGTGGGCCAGCGGGACCTCGAGGCCGCCGACGCGCGCGCCCTGCTCGGGCCGGACGCGGTCGTCGGGGTCTCGGCGGCTCGGCCGCAGGACGTGCGCGCGGTCCCGGCCGACCTCATCGACTACATCGGCGCCGGCCCGGTGCGCCTCACGCCCACCAAACCGGAGGCCGCCGTCGCACTCGGCCTCGACGGGCTCGCCGCGGCGGTGGCGTGCACCGACCTGCCGGTCGTGGCCATCGGCGGGCTCGACGTGCACGACGTCGACGCGGTGCGCGCTGCGGGGGCGCGAGGGCTCGCGGTGGTCTCCGCGGTCTGCTCCGCCCCCGACCCGTCCGCCGCGGCCGCGGCGCTCGTCGCGGCGTGGAACGCGAGCCCGGTGGTCGTGTCGGCGTCGGCGGGTGCACGGTGA
- the thiD gene encoding bifunctional hydroxymethylpyrimidine kinase/phosphomethylpyrimidine kinase, whose product MTASRVRALSIAGTDPTGGAGIQADLKSFAAHGAYGMAVVTALVAQNTRGVRAVHVPEPDFLRAQLDAVSDDVSVDAVKIGMLATPQVAAEVTAWLDRQRAAGRRPVVVLDPVMVATSGDRLLEPEAEAAVRALVARADLVTPNLPELAVLVDEPTAGTWAHALDQAHRLASGSGTTVLLKGGHLGGSTSPDALVGPDGQVVEIAAQRVVSTSTHGTGCSLSAAVAALRPVRDGWPETVREAKRWLTGAIAAGEGLQVGSGHGPVDHLHHAPGLGARAFTADVAGRVADATRRSAELPFVRALVEGTLPAERFEDYVRQDALYLTDYSRVLARASQLAPDGEGQAFFARGAAACLDVERRLHDERLARAGRRAVRVAGPSRVTTAYVDHLLAVAATGSYADVVAAVLPCYWVYADLGAQLRARVTHLSADLATHPYGDWLGTYGDTEFAQLAVRARELADAAARPLDAAGRARMRHVLAVSCEHEVAFFAQVGTAPHPATQVQDDPAVPGTLARSSADAVPVA is encoded by the coding sequence GTGACCGCCTCGCGCGTGCGTGCGCTGTCGATCGCCGGCACGGACCCGACCGGCGGCGCCGGGATCCAGGCCGACCTCAAGTCGTTCGCCGCGCACGGGGCCTACGGCATGGCCGTCGTGACGGCGCTCGTCGCGCAGAACACGCGGGGCGTGCGCGCGGTCCACGTACCGGAGCCGGACTTCCTGCGCGCGCAGCTCGACGCCGTGAGCGACGACGTGTCGGTGGACGCGGTGAAGATCGGCATGCTCGCGACGCCGCAGGTCGCGGCAGAGGTGACGGCGTGGCTCGACCGGCAGCGCGCCGCGGGCCGTCGGCCCGTCGTCGTGCTGGACCCGGTCATGGTCGCGACGAGCGGGGACCGGCTGCTCGAGCCGGAGGCCGAGGCCGCGGTGCGCGCGCTGGTGGCGCGTGCGGACCTGGTCACGCCGAACCTGCCCGAGCTGGCGGTGCTGGTGGACGAGCCGACCGCGGGCACGTGGGCGCACGCGCTCGACCAGGCCCACCGGCTCGCGAGCGGGTCCGGGACCACGGTGCTGCTCAAGGGCGGGCACCTGGGCGGGTCGACGAGCCCGGACGCGCTGGTCGGCCCGGACGGCCAGGTCGTCGAGATCGCGGCGCAGCGCGTCGTCTCGACGAGCACGCACGGCACGGGCTGCTCGCTGTCGGCCGCGGTCGCGGCGCTGCGGCCCGTGCGTGACGGCTGGCCCGAGACGGTCCGCGAGGCGAAGCGGTGGCTCACGGGTGCGATCGCCGCGGGCGAGGGCCTGCAGGTCGGCTCGGGGCACGGCCCGGTCGACCACCTGCACCACGCGCCCGGTCTGGGTGCGCGCGCCTTCACGGCGGACGTCGCGGGTCGCGTCGCCGACGCGACGCGCCGGTCGGCCGAGCTGCCGTTCGTGCGGGCGCTCGTCGAGGGCACGCTGCCTGCCGAGCGGTTCGAGGACTACGTGCGGCAGGACGCGCTGTACCTCACGGACTACTCGCGCGTCCTGGCGCGTGCGAGCCAGCTAGCGCCCGACGGGGAGGGCCAGGCGTTCTTCGCGCGCGGGGCCGCCGCGTGCCTCGACGTCGAGCGACGGCTGCACGACGAGCGCCTCGCGCGGGCCGGACGGCGCGCGGTCCGCGTCGCGGGGCCGTCGCGGGTGACGACCGCGTACGTCGACCACCTGCTCGCCGTCGCGGCGACGGGGTCGTACGCCGACGTCGTCGCGGCGGTGCTCCCGTGCTACTGGGTGTACGCCGACCTCGGGGCGCAGCTGCGTGCCCGGGTCACACACCTGTCGGCGGATCTCGCGACCCACCCGTACGGCGACTGGCTCGGGACGTACGGCGACACCGAGTTCGCCCAACTGGCGGTACGGGCACGCGAGCTGGCCGACGCCGCCGCCCGCCCGCTGGACGCCGCGGGCCGTGCCCGGATGCGGCACGTGCTCGCCGTCTCCTGCGAGCACGAGGTCGCGTTCTTCGCCCAGGTCGGCACCGCGCCGCATCCGGCTACCCAGGTGCAGGACGACCCCGCGGTGCCGGGCACGCTCGCACGCTCGTCGGCGGACGCCGTGCCCGTGGCGTGA
- a CDS encoding TrpB-like pyridoxal phosphate-dependent enzyme, translating to MTTSPDVRPASRPLTEPVGTVVPSQVPTHWYNLAADLPEPAPPALHPGTREPLGPDDLAPLFPMALIAQEVSTERYVEIPQTVREIYALWRPSPLIRALRLERALGTPATIYYKYEGVSPAGSHKPNTAVAQAYYNAIEGTTKLTTETGAGQWGASLSFACSLLGLQCEVWQVRASYDAKPYRRMQMETYGGVCHPSPSDLTEAGRAMLAADPDTTGSLGMAISEAVEVAAQDPDAHYALGSVLNHVLLHQSVIGQEALAQLDEIGASADVVFGCAGGGSNLAGLSFPFIGRNLREGTSTRVVACEPAACPSLTQGEYRYDFGDVAGLTPLLKMHTLGKDFVPPPIHAGGLRYHGMAPMVSHALELGLLEAIAVDQETAFAAGLEFARAEGIIPAPESTHAVAGAIAHARAATTDETIVIGLSGNGVLDLPAYHDFL from the coding sequence ATGACGACATCCCCGGACGTCCGCCCCGCATCCCGTCCGCTCACGGAACCCGTCGGCACCGTCGTGCCGTCGCAGGTCCCGACGCACTGGTACAACCTCGCGGCGGACCTGCCCGAGCCCGCACCGCCCGCGCTGCACCCCGGCACGCGTGAGCCGCTCGGACCCGACGACCTCGCGCCGCTGTTCCCGATGGCGCTCATCGCGCAGGAGGTCAGCACCGAGCGGTACGTCGAGATCCCGCAGACCGTCCGGGAGATCTACGCGCTGTGGCGACCGTCGCCGCTGATCCGCGCGCTGCGCCTCGAGCGCGCCCTCGGCACGCCCGCGACGATCTACTACAAGTACGAGGGCGTCTCCCCGGCGGGCTCGCACAAGCCGAACACCGCGGTCGCGCAGGCGTACTACAACGCGATCGAGGGCACGACGAAGCTCACGACCGAGACGGGCGCCGGCCAGTGGGGCGCGTCGCTGTCGTTCGCGTGCTCGCTGCTCGGCCTGCAGTGCGAGGTGTGGCAGGTGCGCGCGTCGTACGACGCGAAGCCGTACCGCCGCATGCAGATGGAGACGTACGGGGGCGTGTGCCACCCGTCGCCGTCGGACCTCACCGAGGCGGGGCGCGCGATGCTCGCGGCCGACCCGGACACCACCGGGTCGCTCGGCATGGCCATCTCGGAGGCCGTCGAGGTCGCCGCGCAGGACCCGGACGCGCACTACGCGCTCGGCTCGGTGCTCAACCACGTGCTGCTGCACCAGTCCGTGATCGGTCAGGAGGCGCTCGCCCAGCTCGACGAGATCGGCGCGAGCGCCGACGTCGTGTTCGGGTGCGCGGGCGGCGGGTCGAACCTCGCGGGCCTCAGCTTCCCGTTCATCGGCCGCAACCTGCGCGAGGGCACGTCGACGCGCGTCGTCGCGTGCGAGCCCGCCGCGTGCCCCTCGCTCACGCAGGGCGAGTACCGGTACGACTTCGGCGACGTCGCCGGCCTGACGCCGCTGCTCAAGATGCACACGCTCGGCAAGGACTTCGTGCCGCCGCCCATCCACGCGGGAGGTCTGCGCTACCACGGCATGGCGCCGATGGTGTCGCACGCGCTCGAGCTCGGGCTCCTCGAGGCGATCGCCGTCGACCAGGAGACCGCGTTCGCGGCGGGCCTCGAGTTCGCGCGGGCCGAGGGCATCATCCCGGCCCCCGAGTCGACGCACGCGGTCGCCGGGGCGATCGCGCACGCGCGGGCCGCGACGACCGACGAGACGATCGTCATCGGGCTCTCGGGCAACGGCGTGCTCGACCTGCCCGCGTACCACGACTTCCTCTGA
- a CDS encoding GNAT family N-acetyltransferase produces MGDVTGNLTGEVTGVVVVRDVRADDLPLLAALNDAAVPAVNALGLDGLAAHVPGCDVAVVAHTDDEVLGFLLALAPGAAYASENYRWFAQHRPGSLYVDRIVVAPHAHGRGVGRALYAAVDARARALGLGRVTCEVNLDPPNPGSSAFHARLGFRRVGELDTKDGTVRVELLERTLDRGLSSGALP; encoded by the coding sequence ATGGGCGACGTCACGGGCAACCTCACGGGCGAGGTCACGGGCGTGGTCGTCGTGCGGGACGTCCGGGCCGACGACCTGCCGCTGCTCGCCGCGCTCAACGACGCGGCGGTGCCCGCCGTCAACGCGCTCGGGCTCGACGGGCTGGCCGCGCACGTGCCGGGGTGCGACGTCGCGGTCGTCGCGCACACGGACGACGAGGTGCTCGGGTTCCTGCTCGCGCTCGCGCCCGGCGCGGCGTACGCGAGCGAGAACTACCGGTGGTTCGCGCAGCACCGGCCCGGCTCGCTGTACGTCGACCGCATCGTCGTCGCGCCCCACGCGCACGGCCGCGGTGTCGGGCGCGCCCTCTACGCCGCCGTCGACGCCCGCGCCCGGGCGCTCGGGCTCGGGCGCGTGACGTGCGAGGTCAACCTCGACCCGCCCAACCCCGGCTCGTCGGCGTTCCACGCGCGGCTCGGGTTCCGGCGCGTCGGGGAGCTCGACACCAAGGACGGCACGGTGCGGGTCGAGCTGCTCGAGCGCACGCTGGATCGGGGCCTGAGCAGCGGGGCTCTCCCCTAG